One part of the Mangrovibacillus cuniculi genome encodes these proteins:
- the fapR gene encoding transcription factor FapR, whose product MKPTKKERQAKLQDTIESNPFVTDEELAEQFQVSVQTIRLDRMELSIPELRERIKHVAEKKMVDEVKSLAIEDVIGEIIDIQLDKSAISIFDVKEEHVFTRNHIARGHHIFAQANSLAVAVVDEEMALTAKATIHFTRSVKLGERVVAKAKVFPTEKKDRMRIQVESFVGTELVFKGDFDMFRATAR is encoded by the coding sequence ATGAAGCCTACAAAAAAAGAGAGGCAAGCCAAACTACAAGACACAATTGAATCTAACCCTTTTGTAACAGACGAAGAACTTGCAGAACAGTTTCAAGTTAGCGTCCAGACAATTCGATTAGATCGAATGGAGCTATCCATTCCCGAATTACGTGAGCGGATAAAGCATGTAGCAGAAAAGAAAATGGTTGATGAGGTTAAATCCTTAGCAATTGAAGACGTTATTGGAGAAATCATAGATATACAATTGGACAAGTCAGCTATTTCAATTTTTGATGTAAAAGAAGAACATGTCTTCACCCGTAATCATATTGCGAGAGGTCATCATATATTTGCACAAGCTAATTCCCTAGCAGTAGCAGTAGTGGATGAGGAAATGGCACTAACAGCAAAAGCAACCATTCATTTCACGAGATCAGTGAAATTAGGAGAAAGAGTGGTTGCGAAAGCGAAAGTGTTCCCAACTGAAAAAAAAGATAGAATGCGTATACAGGTAGAGAGCTTTGTAGGAACAGAATTAGTTTTTAAAGGCGATTTTGATATGTTCCGTGCAACCGCTCGTTAA
- the fabD gene encoding ACP S-malonyltransferase, protein MTIAFLFPGQGSQTVGMGKQLYEEDQDSKEQLDAINQSLPFDLQKVMWEGPKDLLTETAHAQPALVAVSTTLVNVLTRNGITPSYLVGHSLGEYSALVAAGAFTAEEAVQIVHKRGLLMEQAVPNGKGAMAAILGLDAEKLENVCKNASTEEYSVQVANYNCPGQIVISGDKTAVDAACIGAKEAGAKRALPLPVSGPFHSSLMRPAAAEFEKELDQLQISPANIPVISNVTAEEMIEPLEINNKLIQQLYSPVRFEESIKFLLEKGVDTFVEVGPGNVLSGLVKKISKDVKIFSVSDLSSAQSVIDAQREAVQ, encoded by the coding sequence ATGACTATTGCATTTTTATTTCCAGGTCAAGGTTCACAAACTGTTGGAATGGGAAAGCAACTTTATGAGGAAGACCAGGACAGTAAAGAACAGTTAGATGCCATCAATCAATCCTTACCTTTTGACTTACAAAAAGTGATGTGGGAAGGGCCCAAGGATTTGTTAACGGAAACAGCTCACGCTCAACCTGCGTTGGTTGCTGTAAGCACAACCTTGGTAAATGTGTTAACTAGAAATGGTATTACTCCAAGTTATCTTGTTGGTCATAGTCTAGGAGAGTATAGTGCACTTGTAGCAGCTGGTGCGTTTACAGCAGAAGAAGCTGTTCAAATAGTACATAAGCGAGGCTTACTAATGGAACAAGCTGTACCTAATGGGAAAGGTGCTATGGCAGCAATCCTTGGGTTAGACGCAGAGAAATTAGAGAATGTTTGCAAGAACGCTTCGACAGAGGAGTATTCCGTACAGGTAGCGAATTACAACTGTCCAGGTCAGATTGTTATCTCAGGGGATAAAACAGCAGTAGATGCAGCTTGTATTGGTGCAAAAGAAGCTGGAGCTAAAAGAGCATTGCCTCTTCCGGTGAGTGGACCATTCCACTCATCTCTTATGAGGCCAGCAGCAGCAGAATTTGAGAAAGAACTAGACCAACTTCAAATAAGTCCTGCTAACATTCCTGTGATTTCTAATGTAACTGCTGAAGAAATGATTGAACCGCTAGAAATTAATAATAAGCTCATTCAACAGCTTTATTCTCCAGTTCGATTTGAAGAAAGTATCAAATTCCTACTAGAAAAAGGTGTCGATACCTTTGTTGAAGTAGGACCGGGTAATGTTTTAAGTGGACTTGTCAAAAAGATTTCCAAAGATGTGAAAATATTTTCTGTATCCGACTTATCATCCGCTCAATCCGTAATCGATGCACAAAGGGAGGCAGTTCAATGA
- the acpP gene encoding acyl carrier protein yields MAEVLERVTKIIVDRLGVEETQVTLEASFKEDLGADSLDVVELVMELEDEFDMEISDDDAEKISTVGDAVNYIQAQQ; encoded by the coding sequence ATGGCAGAGGTATTAGAGCGTGTTACGAAAATCATCGTTGATCGCCTAGGTGTAGAAGAGACTCAAGTTACTCTTGAAGCTTCTTTCAAAGAAGATCTAGGAGCAGATTCTCTTGATGTAGTTGAACTAGTAATGGAGCTTGAAGATGAGTTCGATATGGAGATTTCTGATGACGATGCAGAGAAGATCTCCACAGTTGGTGATGCTGTGAATTACATACAAGCACAACAATAA
- the sdaAA gene encoding L-serine ammonia-lyase, iron-sulfur-dependent, subunit alpha encodes MFFRNVKELIDKTTTEGISISEVMIRQEMAYTGKSREDIMAEMDRNLTVMEQAVERGIKGVHSPTGLTGGDAVLLQKYIEKGNFLTGETILDAVSKAVATNEVNAAMGTICATPTAGSAGVVPGTLFAVKAKLNPTREEMIRFLFTSGAFGFVVANNASISGAAGGCQAEVGSASGMAAAAIVEMAGGTPQQSAEAMAITLKNMLGLVCDPVAGLVEVPCVKRNAMGAANAMVAADMALAGITSRIPCDEVIDAMFKIGQQMPTALKETALGGLAATPTGKALEEKIFGAKS; translated from the coding sequence ATGTTCTTTCGTAATGTAAAAGAACTTATTGATAAAACAACTACTGAAGGCATATCCATATCTGAAGTAATGATCCGACAAGAGATGGCATATACAGGGAAATCTCGTGAAGATATTATGGCGGAAATGGACCGTAATTTGACCGTTATGGAGCAAGCAGTAGAAAGAGGGATAAAAGGAGTACATTCACCAACTGGATTAACTGGTGGGGATGCTGTACTTCTTCAAAAGTATATAGAAAAAGGAAATTTCCTTACTGGAGAAACAATTCTAGATGCTGTTAGTAAAGCAGTAGCAACTAATGAAGTAAATGCTGCGATGGGAACAATTTGTGCAACACCTACTGCAGGATCTGCTGGCGTTGTGCCCGGAACACTATTTGCAGTAAAAGCAAAACTTAACCCTACTAGAGAAGAAATGATTCGTTTCCTATTTACTTCTGGTGCATTTGGATTTGTTGTGGCAAATAATGCTTCCATCTCTGGTGCTGCAGGAGGCTGTCAGGCCGAAGTAGGTTCAGCATCTGGAATGGCCGCAGCTGCTATTGTCGAGATGGCGGGTGGTACTCCTCAACAATCTGCAGAAGCAATGGCAATTACATTAAAAAATATGCTTGGCTTAGTATGTGACCCTGTTGCAGGTTTAGTAGAAGTACCGTGTGTTAAAAGAAATGCAATGGGAGCTGCCAATGCAATGGTAGCTGCTGACATGGCTTTAGCGGGTATTACAAGTAGAATACCATGTGATGAAGTAATCGATGCCATGTTTAAAATTGGTCAACAAATGCCAACTGCTTTAAAAGAAACGGCATTAGGGGGATTAGCAGCTACCCCTACTGGAAAAGCCCTTGAAGAAAAGATATTCGGAGCTAAATCATAA
- the recG gene encoding ATP-dependent DNA helicase RecG, whose product MNELKEIKGIGSETLLHLKDLGIHTLHDLLHYFPFRYDDQRLVDVAEASHEERITIEGKVHSEPGVMFYQKGKSKATVRIQTGRHLIAAVFFNQPYLKKAFSIGDIVTLTGKWDAHRQVLTVQSHQKGPHKGQTDYAPVYHLKVGITNLVFRKWMKQAFQLLNNTLPETLPTSIREQYKLPNKFDALHTMHFPENEGAIKQARRYFVYEELLLFQLKMQALKKKESEQKQGNKMTVDQKKIDAYKKSLPFPLTAAQTRVVDEIIHDLTSNGRMNRLLQGDVGSGKTVVASIALLAAHTAGYQGALMVPTEILAEQHASSLADLLQPTGITVALLTSSVKGKARRLLLESLAEGEIDILIGTHALIQEDVVFSNLGLVITDEQHRFGVNQRKILREKGLNPDVLFMTATPIPRTLAITVFGEMDVSIIDELPAGRKPIETYWVKSNYLERVVGFIEKEVKKGRQAYVICPLIEESEKLDVQNAIEMFEVLKERLKGITEVGLMHGRLHPEQKDQVMKEFAENETGVLVSTTVVEVGVNVPNATLMVIQDADRFGLSQLHQLRGRVGRGDQQSYCILMADPKTEVGKERMSIMCETNDGFVLSERDLELRGAGDFFGKKQSGLPEFKVADLVHDYRALEVARSDAEKLISSSVFWDNPEYIYLRQSLESSGATEGNQLD is encoded by the coding sequence ATGAACGAACTTAAAGAAATAAAAGGAATAGGATCTGAAACTCTCCTACACTTGAAAGACTTAGGCATACATACACTTCATGACCTTCTGCATTATTTTCCATTTCGATACGATGATCAGCGGTTAGTAGATGTAGCAGAAGCGAGTCACGAAGAGAGAATAACTATTGAAGGAAAAGTTCACTCAGAACCTGGGGTTATGTTTTATCAAAAAGGCAAATCAAAAGCGACTGTTAGAATTCAAACTGGAAGGCACCTGATTGCTGCTGTTTTCTTTAATCAACCATACCTAAAAAAGGCCTTTTCAATAGGAGATATTGTTACCTTAACAGGTAAGTGGGATGCTCACAGGCAAGTTCTTACGGTTCAAAGCCACCAGAAAGGTCCTCATAAAGGGCAGACTGATTATGCCCCCGTATATCATTTGAAAGTAGGTATTACAAACCTGGTGTTTAGAAAGTGGATGAAGCAAGCATTTCAGCTTCTAAATAACACTCTACCGGAAACCTTACCTACCTCTATTCGGGAGCAATATAAATTGCCAAATAAATTTGATGCTTTACATACCATGCATTTTCCTGAAAACGAAGGTGCAATAAAACAAGCTAGAAGATACTTTGTTTATGAAGAGTTACTCTTGTTTCAATTAAAAATGCAAGCTTTAAAGAAGAAAGAAAGTGAACAAAAACAAGGAAACAAAATGACGGTAGATCAAAAGAAAATTGATGCATACAAAAAGTCATTACCGTTTCCTTTAACAGCTGCTCAAACAAGAGTAGTTGACGAAATAATACATGATTTGACTTCAAATGGTAGGATGAACAGACTGTTACAAGGTGACGTTGGTTCTGGAAAAACGGTTGTTGCGAGTATTGCTTTATTAGCTGCGCACACTGCAGGTTATCAAGGCGCACTAATGGTTCCAACTGAGATTCTAGCAGAACAGCACGCTAGTTCGTTGGCGGATCTTTTGCAGCCAACAGGAATTACAGTAGCACTTTTAACGAGTTCTGTTAAAGGAAAAGCTAGAAGGCTTCTTTTAGAAAGTCTTGCGGAAGGAGAAATAGACATTTTAATCGGCACACATGCTCTTATCCAAGAGGATGTCGTTTTTTCCAACTTAGGATTGGTTATTACAGATGAACAACATCGCTTTGGTGTAAATCAACGAAAGATTCTTCGTGAAAAAGGGCTTAACCCAGATGTTCTATTTATGACAGCTACCCCAATTCCGCGAACATTGGCAATCACTGTCTTTGGGGAAATGGATGTATCCATTATTGATGAACTTCCAGCAGGACGTAAGCCTATTGAAACCTATTGGGTGAAGTCGAATTATCTAGAAAGGGTAGTAGGCTTCATTGAAAAAGAAGTGAAGAAAGGTAGACAAGCTTACGTTATATGCCCTTTAATCGAAGAAAGTGAAAAGCTAGATGTGCAAAATGCGATTGAGATGTTTGAGGTACTAAAAGAAAGACTGAAAGGTATCACGGAAGTTGGTCTTATGCATGGACGGTTACATCCTGAACAAAAAGATCAAGTGATGAAAGAATTTGCTGAGAATGAAACAGGTGTTCTAGTATCTACAACCGTCGTAGAAGTAGGAGTAAATGTGCCGAATGCTACTTTAATGGTGATACAAGATGCAGATCGCTTTGGTCTTTCCCAACTACATCAGTTAAGAGGCCGAGTTGGCAGGGGAGATCAGCAGTCTTACTGTATTTTAATGGCAGACCCTAAAACGGAAGTAGGGAAAGAAAGAATGTCCATTATGTGTGAAACAAATGATGGATTTGTTTTAAGTGAACGTGACCTAGAGTTAAGAGGAGCAGGGGATTTCTTTGGGAAAAAACAAAGTGGTTTACCAGAGTTTAAGGTTGCTGATTTAGTACATGATTATCGTGCTTTAGAAGTTGCACGTTCAGACGCTGAAAAATTAATATCATCATCTGTATTCTGGGATAATCCAGAATACATTTACTTACGACAATCCTTAGAATCGTCTGGTGCCACGGAAGGTAATCAACTGGATTAA
- the fabG gene encoding 3-oxoacyl-[acyl-carrier-protein] reductase, translating into MKLVGKTAVVTGASRGIGRAIALELSAQGANIVVNYAGSEAKAMEVAEEVRALGTKAIVVQANVSNATEVQDMMKRAVEEFGSIDILVNNAGVTRDNLLMRMKEEEWDEVININLKGVFLCTKAVTRTMMKQRSGSIINVASIVGVSGNAGQANYVAAKSGVIGLTKTTAKELAPRGITVNAIAPGFISTDMTDKLTPEVKEAMLAQIPLARFGEPKDIASVVSFLASEDAKYMTGQTLHVDGGMVM; encoded by the coding sequence ATGAAATTAGTAGGGAAAACAGCAGTAGTGACTGGTGCTTCTAGAGGTATTGGACGTGCTATAGCTTTAGAGTTATCCGCTCAAGGTGCTAATATTGTCGTGAATTATGCAGGTAGTGAAGCAAAAGCGATGGAAGTAGCGGAAGAAGTTCGTGCGCTAGGAACGAAGGCAATTGTTGTTCAAGCCAATGTTTCCAACGCAACAGAAGTTCAAGATATGATGAAGCGAGCAGTAGAAGAGTTTGGTTCTATTGATATCCTCGTTAACAACGCTGGAGTAACGCGTGATAACTTATTAATGCGTATGAAAGAAGAAGAGTGGGACGAAGTTATAAACATTAATTTAAAAGGTGTTTTCCTTTGTACGAAAGCAGTTACACGAACGATGATGAAACAGCGTTCTGGTAGTATAATAAACGTTGCTTCCATTGTAGGAGTAAGTGGTAACGCAGGCCAAGCGAACTATGTTGCTGCTAAGTCTGGTGTAATTGGACTAACGAAAACAACTGCAAAAGAATTAGCACCTCGCGGGATAACTGTGAATGCAATTGCCCCAGGATTTATCTCTACTGATATGACAGATAAATTAACACCTGAAGTAAAAGAAGCAATGTTGGCGCAAATTCCTCTAGCGAGATTTGGCGAACCAAAAGATATTGCTTCTGTAGTTAGTTTCTTAGCTTCAGAGGATGCTAAATACATGACAGGTCAAACGTTGCATGTTGATGGCGGAATGGTTATGTAA
- a CDS encoding DAK2 domain-containing protein translates to MSITSLDGMRFGEMVLQGANNLSAKADMVDALNVFPVPDGDTGTNMNLSMTSGAKEVKQHMQPHVGKVAQALAKGLLMGARGNSGVILSQLFRGFGKSIENKETINSVEFAQALEAGVETAYKAVMKPVEGTILTVARETAKQAVEIAKTEKDIVVFFEKVVDESKKSLNRTPDLLPVLKEVGVVDSGGQGLVCVYEGFLAELKGEELPDAISNAPSMDELVKAEHHKSIQGFMDTEDIEFGYCTEFMVKFEKEKLEQHPYDEVAFRNELSQWGDSLLVVSDDEIVKVHIHAEEPGTAMNLGQRYGSFIAIKVENMRQQHSSLLELDEQKAATPVKKEEKKKDYAIVTVSMGEGIADLFRSIGASHVIEGGQTMNPSTEDIVKAIEEVHAEKVFILPNNKNIIMAAEQAASVAEVEAVVVPTKTVPQGMAAMLAFNPMSSLEQNKDQMTESLAHVKTGQVTHAVRDTTIDGLTITSGDFMGISEGKIVKTNTDLLAVSQELLSTMLDDESEILTILKGEDADAEVVDALVSYVEDAFEDVEVEVHDGKQPLYPFIFSVE, encoded by the coding sequence GTGTCTATTACATCTTTAGATGGAATGCGTTTTGGAGAAATGGTACTGCAAGGCGCTAACAATCTTTCGGCGAAAGCTGATATGGTGGATGCGTTAAACGTATTCCCAGTTCCAGATGGAGACACAGGGACAAACATGAACCTGTCCATGACATCTGGAGCAAAAGAAGTGAAACAACACATGCAACCGCATGTAGGGAAGGTAGCGCAAGCGTTAGCGAAAGGGCTTTTAATGGGAGCTCGTGGTAACTCTGGTGTTATTTTATCTCAATTATTCCGTGGATTCGGTAAATCAATCGAGAACAAGGAAACGATCAACTCTGTGGAGTTTGCCCAAGCATTAGAAGCAGGTGTAGAGACAGCTTATAAAGCAGTAATGAAGCCTGTTGAAGGTACAATCTTAACTGTAGCAAGAGAAACAGCGAAACAAGCTGTGGAAATTGCGAAAACAGAAAAGGATATTGTAGTCTTCTTTGAGAAAGTAGTGGATGAGTCAAAGAAATCTTTAAACCGTACTCCAGACTTACTACCTGTTCTAAAAGAAGTTGGGGTAGTAGATAGTGGTGGCCAGGGACTTGTGTGTGTGTATGAAGGCTTCTTAGCAGAGTTAAAAGGGGAAGAGCTTCCAGATGCAATTTCTAACGCTCCTAGCATGGACGAGTTAGTAAAAGCGGAGCACCACAAAAGTATTCAAGGGTTTATGGATACAGAAGATATCGAATTTGGCTATTGCACAGAGTTCATGGTGAAATTTGAGAAAGAAAAATTAGAGCAACATCCTTACGATGAAGTTGCTTTCCGTAATGAACTAAGTCAATGGGGTGACTCTTTGTTAGTTGTTTCTGATGACGAAATTGTAAAGGTTCATATTCATGCAGAAGAGCCAGGTACTGCAATGAACCTAGGGCAACGTTACGGTAGCTTTATTGCGATAAAAGTAGAAAATATGCGACAACAGCACTCTTCTCTACTAGAGTTGGATGAGCAAAAAGCGGCTACTCCAGTGAAAAAAGAAGAAAAGAAAAAGGATTATGCAATTGTTACGGTTTCAATGGGGGAAGGTATCGCTGATTTATTTAGAAGCATCGGTGCAAGCCATGTCATTGAAGGCGGACAAACCATGAATCCAAGTACAGAAGATATCGTCAAAGCGATCGAAGAAGTACATGCTGAGAAAGTATTTATTCTACCGAATAACAAAAATATCATTATGGCTGCTGAGCAAGCAGCATCTGTTGCTGAAGTAGAAGCTGTAGTAGTACCTACTAAGACAGTTCCTCAAGGTATGGCAGCGATGTTGGCATTTAATCCAATGAGTTCTCTAGAACAAAATAAAGATCAAATGACAGAATCTCTTGCTCATGTGAAAACAGGTCAAGTAACACATGCTGTTCGTGATACAACGATTGATGGGTTAACTATTACTTCTGGAGACTTCATGGGTATTTCAGAAGGGAAAATCGTGAAGACGAATACAGATTTACTAGCTGTTTCTCAAGAGTTACTTTCCACTATGTTGGATGATGAATCTGAAATTTTAACAATTTTAAAAGGCGAAGATGCTGATGCAGAGGTTGTAGATGCACTTGTATCTTATGTAGAAGATGCCTTTGAGGATGTCGAAGTAGAAGTACATGATGGAAAACAGCCATTATATCCATTTATTTTCTCCGTGGAGTAA
- the sdaAB gene encoding L-serine ammonia-lyase, iron-sulfur-dependent subunit beta, with the protein MKYKSVFDIIGPVMIGPSSSHTAGAARIGRVARSLFAKQPKWAKIHLYGSFAQTYRGHGTDVAIVGGLLDYDTDDQRIVNALSIAKASNLEVEFIVEDGLSEHPNTARIVLGDDTNYLELVGISIGGGKIEVTELNGFPLRLSGNHPAIVVLHEDRFGAIAKVATVLANHEINIGHMEVSRKEIGKFALMTIEVDQSLSKDVLEEIRLLPNISQVTQVVD; encoded by the coding sequence ATGAAGTATAAAAGTGTTTTTGATATTATTGGTCCTGTAATGATTGGTCCTTCTAGTTCTCATACTGCAGGGGCAGCTAGAATTGGAAGAGTAGCTCGAAGCCTTTTTGCAAAACAACCAAAATGGGCTAAAATACATCTTTATGGTTCGTTTGCTCAGACCTATCGCGGTCATGGGACGGATGTAGCTATAGTAGGTGGCCTTTTAGATTATGATACAGACGATCAAAGAATTGTTAATGCTCTCTCAATCGCGAAGGCTTCGAATTTAGAAGTAGAGTTCATTGTAGAAGATGGTTTGTCTGAACACCCAAATACAGCTAGAATTGTGCTAGGAGATGACACAAATTATTTAGAGTTAGTGGGTATTTCTATCGGTGGTGGTAAAATCGAAGTAACAGAACTAAATGGCTTTCCTTTACGACTATCTGGCAATCACCCAGCAATTGTGGTTCTACATGAAGACCGATTTGGAGCAATAGCGAAAGTAGCGACTGTTTTAGCGAACCATGAAATAAACATTGGTCACATGGAAGTTTCTCGTAAAGAGATTGGAAAATTTGCATTAATGACGATTGAAGTTGACCAAAGCCTTTCTAAGGATGTATTAGAAGAAATTCGATTATTACCAAATATTTCTCAAGTAACACAGGTAGTAGATTAA
- the rnc gene encoding ribonuclease III yields the protein MRKTMKDRENRRLKKQQMDEKFEQFQKEIGITFSKTHLLKQAFTHSSYVNEHRKKPHEDNERLEFLGDAVLELTISHYLYDHFPMMSEGELTKLRAAIVCEPSLVGFATEWKFGDLILLGKGEEMTGGRTRPALLADVFEAFIGALYLDQGIDQVVPFLEKTIFPKIIAGAFSHVMDFKSQLQETVQKNGNGSLEYRILEEKGPAHNREFISMVTINGEELGVGSGRSKKEAEQHAAQMALGKLKDIT from the coding sequence ATGAGAAAGACGATGAAAGATCGAGAAAATAGAAGATTAAAAAAACAACAGATGGATGAAAAGTTCGAGCAATTTCAAAAGGAAATTGGTATTACTTTTTCCAAAACACATTTATTAAAGCAAGCTTTTACTCATTCATCGTATGTGAATGAGCATCGCAAAAAACCTCACGAAGATAACGAACGTCTAGAGTTTTTGGGAGATGCAGTATTAGAATTAACCATTTCACACTACCTATATGATCACTTTCCAATGATGAGCGAAGGAGAATTAACCAAACTTAGAGCTGCTATTGTTTGTGAACCATCTTTAGTTGGTTTTGCGACAGAGTGGAAATTTGGTGACTTAATTTTATTAGGTAAAGGTGAAGAAATGACAGGAGGAAGAACACGTCCGGCTTTATTAGCTGACGTATTCGAAGCTTTTATTGGTGCTTTGTATCTTGATCAAGGAATCGATCAAGTTGTTCCTTTCTTAGAAAAAACTATTTTCCCAAAAATAATTGCTGGTGCTTTTTCTCATGTGATGGATTTCAAGAGCCAACTTCAAGAGACGGTTCAGAAAAATGGCAATGGTTCTCTAGAATACCGAATTCTAGAAGAAAAAGGTCCTGCCCATAATCGAGAATTTATTTCTATGGTAACGATTAATGGAGAAGAGTTAGGTGTTGGATCAGGTCGCTCAAAAAAAGAAGCGGAACAACATGCTGCACAAATGGCCTTAGGTAAGTTAAAAGATATAACATGA
- the plsX gene encoding phosphate acyltransferase PlsX — protein MRLAIDAMGGDHAPKEIVLGVKKALEEWSDLHVLLFGDETQIRPLLEESDRVKIVHTTEYISSEDEPVRAVRRKKDSSMVKMAQAVTSGEADACVSAGNTGALMAAGLFVVGRLEGVDRPALAPTLPTLDGKGFLMLDLGANVDAKPEHLLQYAYMGSIYAEQVRGIQQPRVGLLNIGTEEKKGNELTKDTHKLLSSSSLNFIGNVESRDLLNGVADVVVTDGFTGNMVLKTIEGTALSIFSMLKETLMSSMKTKLAAGFIKSDLKSLKDKLDYTEYGGAGLFGLKAPVIKAHGSSNANAFYNAIRQARTMVSQNVCTRMEESMKDS, from the coding sequence ATGAGACTAGCGATAGATGCGATGGGCGGAGATCATGCACCAAAAGAGATCGTATTAGGAGTAAAGAAGGCACTAGAAGAATGGTCTGACTTACACGTGTTGCTGTTTGGAGATGAAACACAAATTAGGCCGCTTTTAGAGGAATCAGATAGAGTGAAAATTGTTCACACGACAGAATACATTTCTAGTGAGGATGAACCAGTAAGAGCGGTTCGTCGCAAAAAAGATTCTTCTATGGTGAAAATGGCACAGGCTGTGACGAGCGGTGAAGCGGATGCTTGTGTATCTGCAGGTAATACAGGTGCACTAATGGCTGCTGGACTATTTGTAGTAGGAAGACTTGAAGGTGTGGATCGACCGGCACTTGCGCCAACTCTACCGACACTAGATGGAAAAGGGTTTCTAATGCTTGATCTAGGTGCAAATGTAGATGCTAAGCCAGAGCACTTACTTCAATATGCTTATATGGGCTCTATCTATGCAGAGCAAGTTAGAGGAATTCAACAACCTAGAGTTGGGCTATTAAACATTGGTACAGAAGAGAAGAAGGGAAATGAGCTTACAAAAGATACACATAAACTACTATCTTCTAGTTCTCTAAACTTTATTGGAAACGTAGAGTCTCGTGATCTGCTAAACGGTGTGGCTGATGTGGTAGTTACAGACGGATTTACGGGTAATATGGTTTTGAAAACAATTGAAGGAACAGCTCTTTCCATTTTCTCTATGTTAAAAGAAACATTAATGAGTTCTATGAAGACGAAATTAGCAGCTGGTTTTATTAAATCGGACTTAAAATCATTAAAAGATAAATTAGACTACACAGAATACGGTGGAGCTGGTTTATTCGGTTTAAAAGCTCCGGTCATAAAAGCGCATGGGTCTTCCAATGCGAATGCGTTTTATAATGCTATCAGACAAGCTCGAACAATGGTCTCTCAAAATGTATGTACAAGAATGGAAGAAAGTATGAAAGACTCATAA